TGCCGCTGCGCCAGATCCTGATCGGTGGAGTCGTTGCGGCTGTGCTGTTGGGCATTCTTGGGGTGGGCGCCGCGCTGGGAGGCAACGGCGACGACGACGAGGCCGCAACGGTGAAGGCAACACCCACCGCAGTGGCTGCAACCACCCCGGCGGTGACTGAGGCCCCCACGCCCGAGGAGACGGCGGAACCATCGCCGGAGGCGACCGAGGACGGAGCCGTACCGGGCCAACCAGTCGAGCCCCCAGATGGCCCGCTCTCCAACACCACGGTGGATGCCCTGCTGGATCGGCTGAACGCGGGCAGGAGTGGCGGCATCAAGGTGGGCGACCGCTTCCGAATCACCGGCGAGTTGTTCCAGTCCGGCTTGTGGGGTGTCGGCGCGACCGGCGAGTACTGGGTGCTACTCAAGGCCGAGGGTGGCAAGCAAGACTTGCCGGTCTTCGTAGACCGCAGCCTCACCACCGGCTGGGGCGACGGGACCCGCGTGGAGATGGTGGTCAAGGCCGTGGAGAGGACCATCAACGGTGAGACGAGCGATGGATGGTTGCTCGTGAAGTCCGTGAAGACGCTCTAGCCCCCCGTAGAGTCACGTCCTCGTGAAGACCATCGGCAACGTGCTCTGGTTCCTCCTTGCTGGCATCTGGCTGGCCCTGGGCTACGCCATCGCCGCCTTCGTCATGACCATCCTCGTCGTGACTGCGCCCTTCGGCATCGCGTCCTGGCGGCTCGCTACCTACGTGATCTGGCCCTTCGGCAGGAGGGTCGTGAAGAGCCCCCGAGCAGGAGCGGCGAGCACCCTCGGCAACATTCTGTGGTTCTTCTTGGCTGGCCTGTGGATCGCTCTCGGACACATCGTGAGCGGCCTGCTGCTCTGCCTCACGGTCATCGGCATTCCGTTCGGGATCGTCGCCTTCCGCCTCTCGGTGCTGGCGCTGGCACCCCTTGGCAAGGAAGTCGTCCGCAGCGGGTAGCGGCATGTCGAAGCAGCAGGTCATCACTCACACAGGTATCTGCGTGCGCTTCCGTCGCTCCGGTAAGGGATCTCGCTGACCACCGTGAACTTCTTGGGGTTGATGCGTTCGGAGTCTCTCCACTCAAGCGGGATCTGTTGACCTGCTGGGCCACGACGCCGCCGACGCGAGGTGCCACAAGGCCGGGTAGCGGGCGATGAAGTCATCCTTGTCCACGCTCAGAAGCCTGTCAGCAGGGCCATGAGATCCGCTGGTGCGTCATAGTCTGCGCCGCATGGCGGCGACAGCGGACTGGGACACCTGGCTGGCTCGGAACAGAACAACGCTCGTAGGCGCGAAGACGCCGTACGAGTGGACGTTCGCCAACCTGATCCTGTCGCGTGTCACAGGGCTGTCTCCTGACGCCGTGCAGGTGCAGGGTGCGTTCACAGATCTGGACGGGATGCCTCGCCGCATGGACTTCGCCGTCGTAGATGGCTCAGTTCGAGTAGCCATCGAGGTTGACGGCTTCAACAAGGTCCCCGGCACGACGACCGGCATGACGAGCCAGCAGTTCAGCGACTTCCTGCGGCGGCAGACGGCACTGTCCGCCCAAGGGTGGATGGTCCTGCGCTTCGCCAACAGCGACTTTACGAAGGACCCTGCCCGGTGCATACGTCAGATCGAGTTGGCGTTACAGCAGGCGAGAGCCGTCACCGGGAGCGGACCAGGGCTGTCCTCCGAGGGCGCTGCCGAACTGCAACGACTTCGCCAGGAGTCCAACGACGTGAAGGCGTTGGAGAAGCAACTACGCCAGGTCGAAGGTGACCGCAAGCGTGCCCAGGAGGACAGCCGCAAGGCGCAGGTCCAGGCAGCGCAGGCCCTGGACCGGCAGAGGCAGGCCGAGGAGGCCGAAGCCGCAGGACGGCAACGCCGCCTTTGGCTCATCGGCGGGCTCGCCGTCGCGCTGATCGCGGCGGGAACGACCGGGGCGCTGTATGCCAGCCGGGAGCGACTCCCTGGCGTTGCCCCCGCAAGTCCTACCTCGTGCCCGAGCGGGCATCCAATCAAGGGCAACAGAAGCCAGAACGGAAGCACGAAGATCTACCACGTGCCGAGTGGCGTGTTCTACGCCAGGACGACGCCTGTCAGGTGCTTCGCCACCGAAGATGAAGCGGTCGCCTCGGGCTACCGTCGCTCGGCCCGATGACCATGAAGGTCGGCACGTGGAACTTGCAGCAGGCCGCTCCGCCGGGACCCAAGGCAGCGGCGCAGCGCAAGGCCATGGAAGCGATGGCCGCTGACATCTGGCTGCTCACCGAGGTCCACCTCGGCGTCTCACTTGACGACCAGTGCATCCACCACTCCGAGCCCCGCCAGATCAAACCCAAGCAGCGATGGTCCGCCATCAGCAGCCCCTGGCCCCTGGTGGCACTTCCGTCGCCTCACGTCGGCCTGGCGCTGGCCCGTGTCGCCACCCCTCATGGTTCGGCACTGGTGGCCTGCTCCGTGATGCCTTGGCGCGGTGCGAAGACCTCTTGGCCCGGTGAGCCGACCGCGAAGCACGGCGTCCGCTTCGCAGAGTCGCTGGACGCCCACCAGGACGCCATCAGGACGGCCCGTGACGGCTCCGAGACGGTCATCTGGGGGGGTGACTTCAACCAAGCCCTTGAAGGCCGCGAAACGGCAGGGAGCCTCGCCGGGCAGGCTCTACTTCTGGAAGCCTTCGAGTCGCTCGACCTCCATCCCGTGACCGGGCACCTGGACCACCGCATCGACACCATCAAGAGCATCGACCACATCGCCGTACCTTCGGGTTGGACGACCAGCGACGCCAACATACTCATGCCGACCTCAGTCGAGGGGAAGCCCTTGAGCGACCACGCTACCTACCTCGTGGAGGTCGGACCTGCCTGATCCCGAAGGGTTGCGTCGTAGACAGCGACCGGAAAGGGCACCTCGAAGTAGTGCTTCTCGCGGGCTCGGGCAAGTAGGGCTTGCAACTGCTCGCCGCCGATGCGGAGCAGGCGATAGTGGGCCGGGTCGCCCTGCCGGATGTTCTCGACGAGGTAGAGCCAGAAGTTCGGGTTTGACCGGCCCT
The DNA window shown above is from Mycobacteriales bacterium and carries:
- a CDS encoding YccF domain-containing protein — encoded protein: MKTIGNVLWFLLAGIWLALGYAIAAFVMTILVVTAPFGIASWRLATYVIWPFGRRVVKSPRAGAASTLGNILWFFLAGLWIALGHIVSGLLLCLTVIGIPFGIVAFRLSVLALAPLGKEVVRSG
- a CDS encoding DUF559 domain-containing protein is translated as MAATADWDTWLARNRTTLVGAKTPYEWTFANLILSRVTGLSPDAVQVQGAFTDLDGMPRRMDFAVVDGSVRVAIEVDGFNKVPGTTTGMTSQQFSDFLRRQTALSAQGWMVLRFANSDFTKDPARCIRQIELALQQARAVTGSGPGLSSEGAAELQRLRQESNDVKALEKQLRQVEGDRKRAQEDSRKAQVQAAQALDRQRQAEEAEAAGRQRRLWLIGGLAVALIAAGTTGALYASRERLPGVAPASPTSCPSGHPIKGNRSQNGSTKIYHVPSGVFYARTTPVRCFATEDEAVASGYRRSAR